The genomic stretch GGTCTCCGTCCGTTTCCCGGGAACAAGCAATTGCTCCAGGCGTATCTCGGCAGACTTTGCTGCCTGAACCTCTACTTCTCCCATCTTTTCTGCTTTAACCATTCGCAAAGCAATTTCGACTAAATCACGAATGATGGACTCAACGTCCCTTCCTACATAGCCGACTTCAGTAAACTTGGTGGCTTCTACTTTAAGGAAGGGGGCACGTACCAACTTGGCAAGTCGTCTCGCAATCTCCGTCTTACCAACACCTGTCGGACCAATCATCAGAATATTTTTAGGAAGAACTTCCTCTTGCATCTCATCCGGCAACAAAACTCTTCTATACCGGTTACGCAGGGCAATAGCCACTGCCCGTTTCGCTTGATTTTGGCCTACAATATAACGATCTAGTTCACGGACAGTTTCCCGTGGTGTAAGTTGTTCCATGGGTACCCTCCTTACAATTCTTCCACGATAATTTGGTCATTGGTAAAAACACAAATCGAAGAAGCGACCGCCATCGCTTCGCGGACAAGCTCCCCCGGTTGGAGATCTGTATTCTTAGCCAAGGCTCTTGCTGCTGCTAATGCATAATTTCCACCGGAGCCTATAGCCGCTATTCCATCATCCGGCTCGATAACTTCTCCTGAACCAGAAATCAAAAGCATACTTTGTTGATCAGACACAATGAGTAGAGCTTCAAGGTTGCGAAGCGCCCTATCCATTCGCCAATCCTTGGCAAGCTCAACGGCTGCCCGTTGAAGGTTTCCTTGATATTCCTCAAGCTTGTGCTCAAATTTTTCAAAGAGGGTGAAAGCATCAGCAACAGAACCAGCAAAGCCTGCTAGGACTTTACCATGGAACAACCGGCGTACTTTTCTGGCGCTATGCTTCATGATGGTTGCTTGACCCATAGTAACCTGACCATCTCCGGCCATGGCTACTTGTTCGCCCTTTTTTATGGCAACTATAGTGGTTGCATGGAACATCGGAATACCTCCTTATATCGGCAGTTTACAGAATAATTACTCAAGTGTCAATAGAATTGTGTACAATTGCTGTCTTTTTGTGAAAACTTAACCTGAAGTTTACATCTTCTTGGCCCGCGGGTGACTTTGCTCATATACTTCACGCAACCGTTCCTTTGTCAAATGGGTATAAATCTGCGTAGAAGAAAGCTTGGCATGACCTAGGAGTTCTTGGACACTACGCAAATCTGCACCGCCGTCGAGCAAGTGGGTAGCATAGGAATGGCGAAGCATATGGGGATGCAGATGATGAGATAATCCGGACTCTAAAGCCAAGCGATCAAGTATGCGGCGAATGGAGCGAACGGAAAGCCGTGTGCCTTGGTAATTCAAGAGCAGTGCCTCTTGGTTATCTTCCCTCATCGCCAAATAATTCCGGATGGCTTCTAAGGCATAGCGTGTTAGAGGAATAATTCTCTCTTTGTTGCCTTTTCCTCGCACCCGCAGGAGAAAACTATCTGATTCAATATCTTGGCGATTAAGATTGGCAAGCTCGCTGACCCTTAAGCCGGATCCATAGAGGAGCTCTAAAATCACTTGATCCCGTGCTCCCAGTAGTGTTGTACAATCGGGTGCCTGGGTGAGACGATTTAACTCTTCTATAGAAAGGAAGTGCGGGAGTTTCCTGCCTAATTTGGGGGTGGCAATCCTTTGAACAGGATTTTTCTGCAGGATACCTTCTTTGCAAAGAAATTTAAAGAAAGCTCTGAGAGCAGAAAGTTTACGAGCCATGCTCTTTCTCTCCAAGCCTCGGTCTGTCATTTGGCCAAGGAAACTACGGACAATATAGATGTCTACTTGATCCACATGAAGTTGCTCCGGTTCTACCCCAGACTCAAGGGCAGCGAAGTCAAAAAATTGGACGAGGTCGTTATGGTAGGCTATGAGGGTATGTTCGGAGCGGTTTTGGGCTTTTAGTTGGCCGTCGAAAAGGCCGAGGGCGTGGTCGGCTTGCACTTGGGTAGGCCTCCCTTCGCGGATTCTTGGGTATTTTCTTAAGTTTAACTCAGTCCCTCAGCGGCTTTGAACTCCTCAAGCTTCGCTAAGGCTCGTTCGGAGATTTTGGCGTTCTTCTCCTTTTTGGCTTTGATGCGTTTCTCGAGGGGGGGGAGGAGACCGTAGTTGATGCTCATGGGTTGGAAGTTCACGCTGGGGGAGCCTTCCAAGTGGCGGGCGAGGGCGCCGAGGGCTGTTTCTGCGGGGAAAAGAAGGGTGGGTTGATTATTGATTCGACGTACGGCGTTGAGACCTGCGACTAAGCCACTGGCTATAGATTCTACGTAGCCTTCGACACCGGTGATTTGACCAGCGAAAAATAGGTTGGGGGCTTGCCGGAGGCTGTAGTCAGATTTTAAAATCTTGGGAGCATTTAAGAACGTGTTGCGATGCATGACGCCATAGCGTACAAATTCAGCCTGCTCTAATCCCGGTATGAGGCGAAAAACTCGCTGTTGCTCTCCCCATTTGAGATGGGTTTGGAATCCTACGAGGTTAAAGAGGGTGCCTTCTCGGTTTTCCTTACGGAGCTGAACGACTGCATAGGAGCGTTTGCCTGTGCGGGCATCAATAAGACCAACGGGTTTTAGAGGGCCAAAGGTCAAAGTCTGTTCCCCACGGGAGGCCATGACTTCAACGGGCATACAGCCTTCAAAAACCTTACTCCTTTCAAACCCTTTGACTTCTGCGGTCTCAGCCTGAATCAGCTCATTGTAGAAGTTTCGATATTCTTCTTCGGTCATGGGACAATTCAAATAATCTGGGTCCCCTTTGTCATAGCGGGAGGCCCAGAAAGCTTTGTCCGTATTGATTGACTCTAAGGTGACGATGGGCGCCGCGGCATCGTAAAAACTAAGTGCATCCTCGCCGGTCATCTTTTGAATTTCTAGCGCTAACTCATCTGAGGTCAACGGTCCCGTAGCGACTATGGCAACCTCTGACATAGGAAGGTCTTTAACCTCTTGTCTGGAAATATGAATCAAGGGATGCTCCTCAAGAAGCTTTGTTACT from Desulfitobacterium dichloroeliminans LMG P-21439 encodes the following:
- the trmFO gene encoding methylenetetrahydrofolate--tRNA-(uracil(54)-C(5))-methyltransferase (FADH(2)-oxidizing) TrmFO; its protein translation is MPSIKVIGAGLAGAEAAWQIARHGIEVELYEMRPIKTTPAHHTDCFAELVCSNSLKGAGLENAAGLLKEEMRRLDSLLMRVADQVAVPAGGALAVDREKFSASVTKLLEEHPLIHISRQEVKDLPMSEVAIVATGPLTSDELALEIQKMTGEDALSFYDAAAPIVTLESINTDKAFWASRYDKGDPDYLNCPMTEEEYRNFYNELIQAETAEVKGFERSKVFEGCMPVEVMASRGEQTLTFGPLKPVGLIDARTGKRSYAVVQLRKENREGTLFNLVGFQTHLKWGEQQRVFRLIPGLEQAEFVRYGVMHRNTFLNAPKILKSDYSLRQAPNLFFAGQITGVEGYVESIASGLVAGLNAVRRINNQPTLLFPAETALGALARHLEGSPSVNFQPMSINYGLLPPLEKRIKAKKEKNAKISERALAKLEEFKAAEGLS
- the xerC gene encoding tyrosine recombinase XerC, with translation MQADHALGLFDGQLKAQNRSEHTLIAYHNDLVQFFDFAALESGVEPEQLHVDQVDIYIVRSFLGQMTDRGLERKSMARKLSALRAFFKFLCKEGILQKNPVQRIATPKLGRKLPHFLSIEELNRLTQAPDCTTLLGARDQVILELLYGSGLRVSELANLNRQDIESDSFLLRVRGKGNKERIIPLTRYALEAIRNYLAMREDNQEALLLNYQGTRLSVRSIRRILDRLALESGLSHHLHPHMLRHSYATHLLDGGADLRSVQELLGHAKLSSTQIYTHLTKERLREVYEQSHPRAKKM
- the hslV gene encoding ATP-dependent protease subunit HslV gives rise to the protein MFHATTIVAIKKGEQVAMAGDGQVTMGQATIMKHSARKVRRLFHGKVLAGFAGSVADAFTLFEKFEHKLEEYQGNLQRAAVELAKDWRMDRALRNLEALLIVSDQQSMLLISGSGEVIEPDDGIAAIGSGGNYALAAARALAKNTDLQPGELVREAMAVASSICVFTNDQIIVEEL